In Scyliorhinus canicula chromosome 27, sScyCan1.1, whole genome shotgun sequence, the following proteins share a genomic window:
- the LOC119957857 gene encoding SERTA domain-containing protein 1-like: protein MADVRFPFGKGVKRKRHEDDGGGQPAVQCASQTFHCGTLLDLSLFKLHQNCVLAERNLHRSVLIANTLRRLQAEIHLDRGRSEMPTGRLAPAQPPGPPASGANQVGPVSKPAGGAFTDLNNNRAGVTKPTLTEAPFCLLSGNDSSLSSAISTILQDLDFVEDLSPPPVQLSPEDDHDHLLPLKPASLDPRAEPRSPDSIFAAFEIADSNDFLIDGSLDAIFEDIDTSMYDIQQGCPAGTCPTSQPLKTTRSSSSIMPHNSRTDFTELENLMDLLVG, encoded by the coding sequence GTTCCCATTTGGTAAAGGAGTGAAGCGGAAACGGCATGAAGATGATGGTGGCGGGCAGCCTGCGGTGCAGTGTGCATCGCAAACCTTTCACTGCGGCACGCTGCTTGATCTCTCATTGTTTAAACTGCACCAGAACTGTGTGCTGGCTGAACGCAACCTACACCGCTCGGTGCTGATCGCCAATACCCTGCGCAGGCTGCAAGCGGAGATCCACCTGGACCGAGGCCGCAGCGAAATGCCCACCGGCCGTTTGGCGCCAGCACAGCCGCCCGGGCCACCTGCCAGTGGTGCCAACCAGGTGGGGCCTGTCTCAAAGCCGGCAGGAGGGGCCTTCACTGACCTGAACAATAACCGCGCTGGGGTAACGAAGCCAACCCTCACCGAGGCGCCCTTCTGCCTCCTCTCGGGGAATGACAGCTCGCTCTCCTCCGCCATCTCCACCATTCTCCAGGACCTGGATTTTGTGGAGGACCTGAGTCCACCACCCGTCCAGCTTTCCCCCGAAGATGACCATGACCACCTCTTGCCTCTGAAGCCGGCGAGCCTGGACCCCCGAGCGGAGCCAAGGTCCCCCGACTCCATCTTCGCAGCCTTCGAAATCGCCGACTCCAATGACTTTCTCATCGACGGCTCCCTTGATGCAATCTTCGAGGACATTGACACCTCCATGTATGACATCCAGCAGGGTTGCCCAGCCGGGACCTGCCCCACCAGCCAGCCCCTCAAAACTACCCGAAGCTCCTCTTCAATAATGCCCCACAACAGCCGGACAGACTTCACTGAGCTGGAGAACCTGAT